In Streptomyces sp. NBC_00448, the following are encoded in one genomic region:
- the pip gene encoding prolyl aminopeptidase — MVDLYPPTSPYDSGFLDTGDGNFVYYEQLGNPEGKPALMVHGGPGGGAMRRPTRAWDPQAYRIIRYDQRNCGRSTPHASDPAADMGLNTTRHLIDDMERLRRHLGIERWLLNGASWGPTLILAYAQQYPERVSEIVIQSVMTSRRSEIEWLYQGAGRFRPEAWDRFREGLPEAARDGDLLAGYARLMESPDRSVREKAAADWLAWEDAVITGEPNGVPGMYSDRDIDARIAFVRICAHIFSNGAWLEEDQLIRDAHKLAGIPGVIVHGRHDMGCPLQTAWELAKAWPGARLRIIEDAGHAGSDAAGEVLREAIEEFKNRCPRSPGRHREPSKT, encoded by the coding sequence ATGGTCGATCTCTACCCCCCGACGAGTCCCTACGATTCCGGGTTCCTCGACACGGGAGACGGCAACTTCGTCTACTACGAGCAGCTGGGCAATCCCGAGGGCAAACCCGCTCTGATGGTGCACGGCGGTCCGGGGGGCGGCGCGATGCGGCGGCCCACCAGGGCGTGGGACCCCCAGGCGTACCGGATCATCCGCTACGACCAACGCAACTGCGGCCGCAGCACCCCGCACGCCAGCGACCCCGCCGCCGACATGGGCCTCAACACCACACGGCACCTGATCGACGACATGGAGCGCCTGCGTCGGCACCTCGGCATCGAGCGGTGGCTGCTCAACGGAGCCTCCTGGGGCCCGACGCTCATCCTTGCCTACGCACAGCAATACCCCGAGCGGGTCAGCGAGATCGTCATTCAGTCGGTCATGACGTCTCGCCGTTCGGAGATCGAATGGCTCTATCAGGGCGCCGGGCGGTTCCGCCCCGAGGCGTGGGACCGTTTCCGTGAGGGTCTTCCCGAAGCGGCGCGGGACGGCGACCTGCTCGCCGGCTACGCACGGCTGATGGAAAGCCCCGACCGGTCGGTCCGCGAGAAGGCCGCCGCCGACTGGCTGGCTTGGGAGGACGCGGTCATCACCGGCGAGCCCAACGGCGTCCCCGGCATGTACAGCGATCGCGACATCGACGCGCGGATCGCGTTCGTCCGGATCTGCGCACACATCTTCAGCAACGGCGCCTGGTTGGAGGAAGACCAGCTGATCCGCGACGCGCACAAGCTGGCGGGGATTCCGGGGGTGATCGTGCACGGCCGGCACGACATGGGATGCCCGCTCCAGACGGCGTGGGAGCTGGCGAAGGCGTGGCCGGGCGCGCGGCTCCGCATCATCGAGGACGCCGGGCATGCCGGAAGTGACGCGGCGGGCGAAGTGCTCCGCGAGGCGATCGAGGAGTTCAAGAACCGGTGCCCCCGTAGCCCAGGGCGGCACCGGGAGCCGTCCAAGACATGA
- a CDS encoding pentapeptide repeat-containing protein, with product MGLVVLGAVFVFLPDAVVDHDLAGARVAPQDRLSAVNDVRTTLLQVVGGLVVLFGAYATWRQLRVSQEGLRAAQLGYVTDRFSRAVDQLGSDKLDVRIGGLHALWQIGEQSARDREAILSIQAAYLRTHLPWTSTGPGSAADVSINDVAPLETRAADAQVALTALGVLCQHPRDNPWLNLSSTDLRRADCDGLWLPEINFDRSCMEAAGLYHANLTQSSLVSVNLRHADFTTAILRRARCVLADLRGAKLVSADLRDTDFTETDLREAILRKADARGAVFRNADLRMADVRGTDLSTADLLRARLTGALASERTRWPSGFDHSGAGVITTEDPGPEPSPLLQPPTMFWQVPPLSSAP from the coding sequence GTGGGACTGGTCGTTCTGGGTGCGGTGTTCGTCTTCCTGCCGGATGCGGTGGTCGACCATGATCTCGCCGGGGCGAGAGTGGCCCCGCAGGATCGCCTGAGCGCGGTCAACGACGTGCGTACCACGCTGTTGCAGGTGGTCGGCGGTCTGGTCGTACTCTTCGGCGCGTACGCCACCTGGCGGCAGTTGCGGGTCAGTCAGGAGGGGCTGCGGGCCGCGCAACTGGGCTACGTCACCGACCGGTTCAGCAGGGCGGTCGACCAACTCGGCAGCGACAAGCTGGATGTGCGCATCGGCGGCCTGCACGCGCTGTGGCAGATCGGGGAGCAGTCCGCCAGGGACCGTGAGGCCATCCTCTCGATCCAGGCCGCGTACCTGCGTACGCACTTGCCCTGGACGTCCACGGGGCCGGGATCAGCGGCGGACGTGTCCATCAACGACGTCGCGCCGTTGGAGACCCGTGCCGCAGACGCCCAGGTGGCGCTGACTGCTCTCGGCGTGCTGTGCCAGCATCCCCGTGACAATCCCTGGCTCAACCTCAGTTCCACCGACCTTCGGCGGGCCGACTGCGACGGGCTGTGGCTGCCCGAGATCAACTTTGACCGCTCCTGCATGGAGGCGGCGGGTCTCTACCACGCCAATTTGACCCAGTCGTCCCTGGTCTCGGTCAACCTGCGGCATGCCGACTTCACCACGGCGATCCTCCGCCGGGCTCGCTGCGTTCTGGCCGACCTGCGCGGCGCGAAACTGGTCAGTGCGGACCTGCGCGACACCGACTTCACCGAGACTGACCTACGCGAGGCGATCCTTCGCAAGGCCGACGCCCGGGGCGCGGTCTTCCGCAACGCCGATCTCCGCATGGCCGACGTGCGCGGCACCGACCTGAGTACGGCCGATCTTCTCCGGGCACGGCTGACCGGCGCTCTTGCCAGCGAGCGCACTCGCTGGCCGAGCGGCTTCGACCACTCCGGCGCCGGGGTCATCACCACCGAAGATCCTGGCCCCGAGCCATCGCCTCTACTTCAGCCTCCAACGATGTTCTGGCAAGTCCCGCCCCTGAGTTCCGCGCCGTAG
- a CDS encoding response regulator transcription factor, producing MRAVIAEDSLLLRIGVVKVLEAAGFEMCAQATDAEGLLAAVEEHRPDIAVVDVRMPPGFTDEGVRAALVIRRLYPRTAVLLLSQYVEERYAADLLAAHTSGVGYLLKQRVADVEEFAEAVRRVAAGGTALDPQVVAQLLVRRHSDPLDRLTPREREVLELMAGGRSNSGVAAELVVSESAVAKHINSIFTKLDLPKADADHRRVLAVLRFLGVATA from the coding sequence GTGCGCGCCGTGATCGCCGAGGATTCCCTCTTGCTGCGCATCGGCGTGGTCAAGGTGCTGGAGGCGGCCGGCTTCGAGATGTGCGCGCAGGCCACCGACGCAGAAGGGCTGCTGGCGGCCGTCGAGGAGCACCGTCCCGACATCGCCGTGGTCGACGTGCGCATGCCGCCCGGCTTCACCGACGAGGGAGTACGTGCCGCGCTGGTGATCCGCCGACTGTATCCGCGTACCGCCGTGCTCCTGCTGTCGCAGTACGTGGAGGAGCGGTACGCCGCCGATCTGCTCGCCGCCCACACCTCGGGCGTCGGCTATCTGCTCAAGCAACGGGTCGCCGACGTCGAGGAGTTCGCCGAGGCGGTACGCCGGGTGGCGGCCGGCGGCACCGCGCTCGACCCGCAGGTCGTCGCACAGCTGCTGGTGCGCCGGCACAGCGATCCGCTCGACCGGCTGACACCGCGCGAGCGGGAGGTGCTGGAGCTGATGGCGGGCGGCCGGTCCAACTCCGGCGTCGCCGCCGAGCTGGTGGTGAGCGAGAGCGCTGTCGCCAAGCACATCAACAGCATCTTCACCAAGCTCGACCTGCCCAAGGCCGACGCCGACCACCGCCGCGTCCTGGCGGTGTTGCGCTTCCTGGGCGTTGCGACCGCATAG